The following are encoded in a window of Struthio camelus isolate bStrCam1 chromosome Z, bStrCam1.hap1, whole genome shotgun sequence genomic DNA:
- the LOC138064594 gene encoding protein ERGIC-53-like: protein MAARAQRGGPAAAALLAGALLALGRGPLALGQAAAEEAAAAGGSAAAAPHRRFEYKYSFKGPHLVQADGTVPFWAHTGNAIPSADQIRITTSLKSQRGSVWTKNKSMFEYWEIEVTFRVTGRGRIGADGLAIWFTEEQGLEGPVFGAADEWNGVGVFFDSFDNDGKKNNPGVIVVGNNGKLSYDHQNDGSTQALAYCQRDFRNKPYPVRAKITYYQKTLTVLINNGFTPDKEDYEFCAKVEDMVLPSQGYFGISAATGGLADDHDVLSFLTFQLTEPGKEVPTPDAEIPQKDKEKYQEEFEHFQQELDKKKEEFQKEHPDVQGQPADDLFETVSDRELRQIFEGQNRIHLEIKQLNRQLDMILDEQRRYVSAVTDEIAKRGAGVPDQQGQISQQEIDAVVKTQEEVLRQVNEMRSSMADTLRLVSGAQHPGSAAGVYETTQHFNDIKEHLHVVKRDIEHLVQRNMPSNEKSKCPDLPPFPSCLSTVHFFIFVAVQTVLFIGYIMYRSQQEAAAKKFF from the exons ATGGCGGCGCgcgcgcagcggggcggccccgcggcagcgGCACTCCTGGCCGGCGCGCTGCTGGCGCTCGGCCGCGGGCCGCTCGCCCTCGgccaggcggcggcggaggaggcggcggcggcggggggctcggcggcggccgcgccgcaccGCCGCTTCGAGTACAAGTACAGCTTCAAGGGGCCGCACCTGGTGCAGGCGGACGGGACGGTGCCGTTCTGGGCGCACACGGGCA atGCCATACCAAGTGCAGATCAGATTCGTATCACAACATCCTTGAAAAGCCAAAGAGGATCAGTATGgacaaaaaacaaatcaatgtTTGAATACTGGGAGATTGAGGTGACATTTCGAGTTACGGGAAGAGGCCGCATCGGAGCTGATGGACTG GCAATCTGGTTTACAGAAGAGCAAGGCTTGGAAGGTCCTGTTTTTGGGGCAGCTGATGAATGGAATGGTGTTGGAGTTTTCTTTGATTCTTTTGACAATGATGGAAAG aaaaataatccTGGTGTGATTGTTGTAGGCAACAATGGAAAACTTTCGTATGACCATCAGAA TGATGGTTCCACGCAAGCACTGGCATACTGTCAGAGAGACTTCCGTAACAAGCCCTATCCTGTCCGGGCAAAGATTACATACTACCAAAAAACATTGACT gtgTTAATTAACAATGGCTTTACTCCAGATAAGGAAGATTATGAATTTTGTGCAAAAGTGGAAGATATGGTGTTGCCATCACAAGGATATTTTGGAATATCTGCAGCCACAGGGGGGCTTGCAG atgacCATGATGTCCTGTCTTTTCTGACCTTCCAGCTGACTGAACCTGGCAAGGAAGTA CCTACACCAGATGCAGAAATTCCTCAAAAAGATAAAGAGAAGTATCAAGAGGAGTTTGAACACTTTCAGCAAGAACTggataaaaagaaagaggaatttcAGAAGGAACATCCTGATGTGCAAGGACAGCCAG ctgATGATCTTTTTGAAACTGTGAGTGATCGTGAACTGAGGCAAATCTTTGAAGGACAGAATCGGATTCATCTTGAAATCAAACAGCTTAATAGGCAATTGGATATGATTCTGGATGAGCAGAGGAGATATGTCTCTGCAGTGACAGATGAGATTGCCAAAAGAGGAGCTGGTGTTCCAGATCAACAAGGACAG ATTTCCCAGCAAGAGATTGATGCAGTTGTGAAAACTCAAGAAGAGGTCCTTAGACAAGTGAATGAAATGAG AAGTTCCATGGCTGACACGCTGAGGCTGGTCAGTGGAGCTCAACATCCGGGATCTGCTGCGGGGGTCTATGAAACAACTCAGCACTTTAATGACATCAAAGAACACCTTCATGTAGTAAAGAGGGACATTGAGCATTTAGTCCAACGAAATATG ccATCTAATGAGAAATCCAAGTGTCCAGACTTGCCACCTTTTCCATCATGTTTATCTACAGTGCACTTCTTCATATTTGTAGCAGTGCAAACAGTGTTATTCATTGGTTATATCATGTATAG gagtCAACAAGAAGCAGCAGCCAAGAAGTTCTTTTGA